TCCATCAGAGAATCTAAGGAGCTCACTCACATTATCTTCCGTTAAACCGCTACCGATTATTACGGGAACGCCAACTGTATCGCTGAAACTCCTTACTTTCTTAGCATCGGGTGCTTGTCCGGTTTCAAATCCCGTAACTATCAATACTTCTGCGCCTTCAGACTCTGCATCGTGGGCCTGTTCCTCCACACTTCTGTCTGAAATGATGAAATGGCTTCCATGCTTGACATTGACGTCGCACATGAACTTTACGTCTTCTGCACCTAGAAGTTTTCTGTATCTTGCGAGTTCTGCTCCGATACCTTCCGTCAAGCCGGCGTGAGAAACATATGCATTCACCCATTCGAAGACTCTTATCCATCTGGCTCCTGCTGCAACGGCCGATGCAAGCGAAACCTTGCCTCCATTGAGATGGCAGTTCACGCCCACTGGAATTCTGACGGCTTCCCGAACCTTCTGAGTCGCCACTGCCAGGGCTGCAGAGGTTTCATGGCCAATCTTTTCTCCCTTAAGATAGGGGAAGTCCCAGATATTCTCAATTTGGAGTCCGTCAACACCGCAATCCTCCATGGTTCTTGCCTCTTCAACGGCGATCCTAAGTATCTCCTTCATTCCAAACCTGGCAGAATCGTATCTTGGAGAACCTGGGAGGGGACGTAAGTGTATCATTCCAATGATGGGTTTGTCGATTTTGAATATTTCTTCAAGAACTTCCTTGTTTCTTT
The sequence above is drawn from the Mesotoga sp. BH458_6_3_2_1 genome and encodes:
- a CDS encoding BtpA/SgcQ family protein, translating into MKRNKEVLEEIFKIDKPIIGMIHLRPLPGSPRYDSARFGMKEILRIAVEEARTMEDCGVDGLQIENIWDFPYLKGEKIGHETSAALAVATQKVREAVRIPVGVNCHLNGGKVSLASAVAAGARWIRVFEWVNAYVSHAGLTEGIGAELARYRKLLGAEDVKFMCDVNVKHGSHFIISDRSVEEQAHDAESEGAEVLIVTGFETGQAPDAKKVRSFSDTVGVPVIIGSGLTEDNVSELLRFSDGAIVGSYFKKDNNWKNPVDPDRVKRFMKSVDSLRRETKDD